A window from Kovacikia minuta CCNUW1 encodes these proteins:
- a CDS encoding YoaK family protein, producing MVATSPTKTSFSLSAFLISDGPAGFLLSWVAGFVDTSAFIILFGIFTAHVTGNIALAGSSFVSSDGETTITRLLMLPTFMLTVALTSLLARHARRKGWSVFAVLLTAEAIALGVFLLLGTSLSPALLLDVQEEYILPIGMAGVVSMAIQNALMKEAKGVFKSYIPTTVMTGNTTQLTIDIVQFLSAKLSRSPDGTSEQEAEEALERMGRFVPVILGFGLGGLGAAVFILLSESWWSLVFPLVIISTLAAAAYIQHPRSTSST from the coding sequence ATGGTTGCAACTTCACCCACAAAAACGTCGTTTAGCTTAAGTGCTTTTTTGATTAGTGATGGACCCGCAGGTTTCCTGTTGAGTTGGGTGGCAGGGTTTGTTGACACATCTGCGTTCATCATCTTGTTTGGCATTTTCACCGCCCACGTAACGGGGAACATTGCTCTGGCAGGTTCATCCTTTGTCAGTTCGGACGGAGAGACAACCATCACTCGCCTGTTGATGCTACCCACCTTCATGCTGACCGTTGCCCTCACTTCTCTGCTCGCACGCCATGCCCGACGCAAAGGCTGGTCGGTCTTTGCAGTCTTGCTCACAGCTGAAGCGATCGCGTTGGGCGTTTTTTTGCTACTTGGAACCAGCCTTTCACCTGCCCTCCTGTTGGATGTGCAGGAGGAGTACATTCTGCCTATTGGGATGGCAGGGGTTGTCTCAATGGCAATCCAAAATGCCTTAATGAAGGAGGCAAAAGGCGTCTTCAAAAGCTATATCCCAACCACAGTTATGACTGGCAATACCACTCAGCTAACGATTGATATTGTGCAGTTTTTGAGTGCCAAACTATCGCGATCGCCGGATGGAACTTCGGAACAGGAAGCTGAAGAAGCCTTGGAACGGATGGGTCGGTTTGTTCCAGTGATTCTGGGCTTTGGTCTGGGAGGGTTAGGAGCAGCCGTTTTTATTCTCCTGTCAGAAAGCTGGTGGAGCCTTGTTTTCCCTCTCGTAATCATCTCGACGCTGGCTGCTGCTGCCTACATTCAGCACCCCCGATCGACCTCATCGACTTAA
- the rpsP gene encoding 30S ribosomal protein S16: MIKLRLKRYGKKREVSYRIVAMNSHTRRDGRPLEELGFYNPRTDETRLDVPAIVKRLKDGAQPTDTVRSILQKANVFEQVNA; encoded by the coding sequence ATGATCAAGCTGCGATTAAAGCGATACGGCAAGAAACGTGAAGTCAGCTACCGGATTGTGGCAATGAACAGCCACACCCGTCGGGATGGGCGTCCCCTGGAGGAATTGGGCTTCTACAATCCTCGAACCGACGAAACCCGTTTGGACGTTCCCGCGATCGTCAAACGATTGAAAGATGGAGCACAGCCCACTGACACTGTGCGGAGTATTTTGCAAAAAGCTAACGTTTTTGAACAGGTCAATGCCTGA
- a CDS encoding FAD-dependent oxidoreductase has translation MRRVPRHSHYVPLGELWRELTSWYSWQPDATFEKVPIRLQPPPGKRLLVIDATDTGELVSWAGIPHRLGSESRRLTGERNAPEKSNPECTQAFTYPFAIAIHDDRGKSLNALAQVKPGYARAEHRQEYSLQGFPMFLGRSFFNYRRIVSTAAGDVFESMPAPGDITLINWNRGNDWGWMNPSLVLTDEQLAKSGQLQNWLGGLSLDALKNGEKHALLFAEWLLEKQSDLDLPLTYLTGANSPMGTVSGLSMIPYFREGRRILGRQAYGQTQFMMREADLGVEPGTKRRDFSATAIARVHYSIDIHGCRYRNWEPSQEATSAALDEYDVQPTPIPLESLIPQGVDNLLIGGKSLAVSHIVNAVTRTHYSEWSIGAAAGATAGWLLKHAPANLSPAEIVPQHQIVPLQQYLTNQGLRPQ, from the coding sequence GTGCGCCGAGTACCCCGTCATTCTCACTACGTGCCATTAGGTGAACTGTGGCGGGAGCTGACTAGCTGGTATTCCTGGCAACCGGATGCAACCTTTGAGAAGGTGCCAATCCGATTGCAGCCTCCCCCTGGTAAACGTCTGCTTGTGATTGATGCAACGGATACGGGAGAACTGGTCAGTTGGGCGGGCATTCCCCATCGCTTAGGTTCCGAGTCGCGTCGTCTCACGGGGGAACGAAATGCCCCTGAGAAAAGTAATCCGGAGTGTACCCAGGCGTTTACCTATCCCTTTGCGATCGCCATTCACGACGATCGGGGCAAAAGCTTGAATGCGCTGGCTCAAGTAAAACCAGGATACGCCAGAGCAGAGCATCGGCAAGAATACTCCCTTCAGGGATTTCCGATGTTTTTGGGACGCAGCTTTTTTAACTACCGCCGGATTGTGAGTACAGCCGCTGGGGATGTATTTGAATCCATGCCCGCCCCTGGAGATATCACCCTCATCAACTGGAATCGTGGGAATGATTGGGGCTGGATGAATCCTTCCCTGGTGCTAACCGATGAACAACTGGCGAAATCGGGACAACTGCAAAACTGGTTAGGGGGGCTTTCCCTGGATGCCCTCAAAAATGGTGAAAAGCATGCCCTGCTATTTGCCGAATGGTTACTGGAAAAGCAGTCTGACCTGGATTTGCCGTTGACCTATCTGACCGGTGCCAACTCACCCATGGGAACCGTCTCAGGATTAAGCATGATCCCCTACTTTCGAGAAGGACGACGGATTTTGGGACGGCAGGCCTATGGACAAACCCAATTTATGATGCGGGAAGCTGATTTAGGCGTAGAACCGGGAACAAAGCGCCGGGATTTTAGTGCCACCGCGATCGCCCGCGTCCATTACAGTATCGACATCCACGGCTGCCGCTACCGCAACTGGGAACCCTCCCAGGAAGCAACCAGCGCTGCCCTTGACGAATATGACGTACAGCCGACACCGATTCCGCTGGAAAGCTTGATTCCGCAAGGCGTAGACAACCTGTTGATTGGTGGTAAGAGCCTCGCCGTCAGCCATATTGTTAACGCTGTTACCCGTACCCATTACAGCGAATGGAGCATCGGTGCTGCCGCTGGAGCAACCGCTGGCTGGCTACTCAAGCATGCCCCAGCCAACCTGTCTCCAGCTGAAATTGTCCCCCAGCATCAGATCGTCCCACTCCAGCAGTATTTAACCAATCAGGGGCTACGTCCTCAGTAG
- a CDS encoding KH domain-containing protein: MPETVTNPSSPKTTPDYIGLVKFLVKPFLETPDSLSIDCEVSHTKSKVWVRLAFESSDKGRVFGRGGRNIQAIRSVLEGAARSFGYTAHLDVFGSAPQDHNDGSESHAREGSARPSSRRASGAKEPPKPRSRHTPSQ; encoded by the coding sequence ATGCCTGAAACCGTTACGAACCCCTCTTCCCCCAAAACCACACCGGACTATATCGGACTGGTTAAGTTTCTGGTGAAACCATTTCTGGAAACACCCGACTCTCTCAGCATCGACTGCGAAGTTTCCCATACAAAGTCAAAGGTGTGGGTACGGTTAGCCTTCGAAAGCTCAGATAAGGGACGTGTATTTGGGCGGGGAGGGCGCAATATTCAGGCAATCCGTTCGGTGCTGGAGGGTGCTGCACGGTCGTTCGGCTATACCGCCCATCTGGATGTTTTTGGCAGTGCTCCCCAGGACCATAATGATGGTTCTGAGAGTCATGCTCGTGAAGGATCTGCGCGACCCTCCTCCCGCCGTGCTTCCGGTGCTAAAGAGCCGCCGAAGCCGCGGTCGCGCCATACCCCTTCCCAGTAA
- a CDS encoding PhoH family protein — MVEALTIQLPSIASAIALAGEREENLKTLAQQTGAKLVLRGQDLLISGTDNQVNLCDQLVQSLKDFWSQGKVVTGVDILTARHALDTHRQDELQDLQQDVLARTRRGEDIRAKTLRQRQYIQAVRTHDLTFCIGPAGTGKTFLAAVLAVQALLANQYERLILTRPAVEAGERLGFLPGDLQQKVNPYLRPLYDALYEFIDPEKIPSLMERGVIEVAPIAYMRGRTLNNAFVILDEAQNTTPAQMKMILTRLGFHSRMVVTGDLTQTDLPLNQPSGLSVAQKILQSVDGIAFCHLSKADVVRHPLVQRIVSAYEQYEK, encoded by the coding sequence ATGGTAGAAGCGTTAACCATCCAGTTGCCGAGCATTGCCAGCGCGATCGCACTTGCGGGTGAGCGGGAAGAAAACCTGAAAACGCTGGCGCAGCAAACAGGAGCAAAGTTGGTGCTGCGAGGGCAGGATCTGCTGATCTCTGGGACTGATAACCAGGTCAATCTGTGCGATCAACTGGTTCAATCCCTAAAGGATTTTTGGAGTCAAGGAAAGGTTGTTACGGGCGTTGATATTCTGACTGCCCGTCATGCTCTCGATACTCACCGCCAGGATGAATTGCAGGATCTCCAACAGGATGTATTAGCCCGCACTCGCCGTGGCGAAGATATTCGGGCAAAAACCCTTCGACAGCGGCAATATATTCAAGCCGTTCGTACCCACGATCTGACCTTTTGCATTGGTCCGGCGGGTACGGGCAAAACTTTTTTGGCAGCAGTTCTGGCGGTTCAAGCGCTCCTGGCAAATCAGTACGAACGCCTGATTTTGACCCGCCCAGCAGTTGAAGCGGGGGAACGGTTAGGATTTTTGCCGGGAGATTTGCAGCAAAAGGTGAACCCCTACCTGCGTCCGCTTTATGATGCACTTTACGAATTTATCGATCCCGAAAAAATCCCCAGCCTGATGGAACGGGGTGTGATTGAAGTTGCTCCGATCGCCTACATGCGGGGGCGCACGCTTAATAACGCCTTTGTCATCCTGGATGAGGCACAAAATACGACCCCAGCCCAGATGAAAATGATCCTGACCCGGTTGGGATTTCATTCCCGGATGGTGGTAACGGGTGATTTGACCCAAACGGACTTACCCCTGAATCAACCTTCAGGGCTGTCTGTGGCGCAGAAAATTTTGCAGTCAGTAGACGGAATTGCGTTCTGCCACCTGAGCAAAGCCGATGTCGTTCGCCATCCCCTGGTGCAACGGATTGTCTCAGCCTATGAGCAGTATGAGAAGTAG